The Brienomyrus brachyistius isolate T26 chromosome 7, BBRACH_0.4, whole genome shotgun sequence DNA segment GGTGCTGCAACGTTTATATGAGGCTGGGCTGACCATCCAGCCAACGAAATGTGCCCTGGCCCAACGGGAAGTCTGCTATTTAGGCCAAATGTTGGGGTGTGGAGTGATTCGGCCCCAAAAGGGCAAAGTGGAGGCCGTCCAAGTGTGTACCAGGCccaagacaaagaaagaagtcCGGTCTTTCCTGGGGTTGGCTGGATGGTACCGGTGATTCATTCCAAACTTTGCCACCCGAGCTGCCCCTCTTACCGACCTGACGCGGAAGTCTGGTTCTACACAGATTCAATGGGAGGAGGTGCATGAGCAGGCTTTTCAAGATCTGAAAGCAGCTTTGCTCTGTGAACCTGTGCTGCAGAGCCCGGACTTTGAGAAACCATTCGTAGTGCAGACTGATGCCTCTGGAGTTGGGCTGGGGGCAGTGTTACTCCAAGGAGAGGCAGAGGAGCAGAAGAAGGGAAGCAGAACCCCGTCGCCGACTTTCTGTCTCGCCACCCTAGTGACGAGTCTTCAGAGGGGGAAGGAAATGTAAAAAGTGAAGGGGTCACTTTTTGAATTTTGGTTGGTATTAGTGTTTGGGTGTAAATGCGTCCAGTACTCTGTTTGGGGGGAGTAATGATGGCCTACATATGGTAGCGCATTAAATTGGCACAGACTACATTTCCCATCATCCCTTGCTCACAGAACAGTAAAATTCCACACCTCAGTTTACTGCTCagctcattcatttatttatggcAACATCTTTGAACAgtgaggtacccactgttcCAGCTTCATCCACCGGCCATAGCAAATTTAGAATTATATGTAAACATTCAGACAACTCTCACCAGCTTCCACACCGGTTGCTGCTTTCTCTGGTCCCTCGGCATACTGGTTCCCTGCGGAAGCGCGCGCCGCACTGGGAAGGTTCCCTTATTGCCAAGGGTGGAACGGGGGTAGGGGATGGTTTGGcacaggggcggggggggggggggtgggtgagtgAGGTTCTGTATATTATTGTTTTGTTGTGCAATGTTTGTACTGTTTGGAAGATCCGGGGAATGTAGTCACTAATGGCCAGCTATTCTGTTATGTTTGGTGTTAAAAGTATGTGTTGTAAGTTCTCAGCATATGATACTCAAATCTGTTTCCCCCCTGTAGTTAGGCTGTCCCAATTAACCTACTGGGAATCAGTATATAAGGAAAGGGGGGTTAGAGTAAGGGaggttctttttcttttctttttgctaTGTGGCCTGTAATGATTGTGGGAATGCCAATAGTGGGGGCAACAGCTTGATGTGAGGCTGGAAAGGCATTGAAAAATAAagttaccttttttttttttagaagacTACCGCATCTGTGCcttgtttctccccatctgcacGCCGGGGTGTTTACATCCCCGTAATGAGGCGGGGCCTGCCCAGCCCTCGTCTTTTTCACAGTGCAGCAAACATTCATCAGTCTTTATATAGCCCATACATGGACACGTGTCCATGGCAAGACGTGTCTGTGGCAAAATGTTTTGATTGAGAAAAAATGACGTAGGTTAAATTTTTAAACACCATTGTCCCaggagaaaaaaagacctcCCTGGTTTAAGCTGTTCAGCCAACCCCAGTGGCGATGCCCGTGATTTAATTTTGCAGACGCTATGATGAAGCTAGATTATTTAGAGTCAGGGCTTTAGCTTAAGTTTTatttcacggggggggggggggggggggggtcagaattTTCGTAATTTGATCAGCAAATttcttgtttggggggggggtattcgtTTAAACCCGTAATTAAACTATGGCTACGTGCCTACAATGACACAATGTTCTATGTATGTGCTATGTGCCAATCTGGATAATTAATAGGTCTACTAAATAAATTTGGTAACACTTAAGGCCAAGTTTTTAGAGATTTTTAAGCACATTCATGACAAATAATtgtgcatttataatgcattaaaatggctataaatatttatcaaaaggcataacactattatagccatgtgtattatgcattatgaatgctttaggaAGATTTCATCTCAAGCTCCTGGTTGATGCTGTCAGTGGTCCTTCTTCCTCTGGGGGTTTTTATGAATATCCATACTTGACCGTTCTTGTGTACCGCTTGATGTtatcttccattgctgaagtACAATTCCAATACTCAAGAGCAGAAGTACGGAGGATGTCAACAATTCTCGGATGTTGTTCTTGCCCAGCGGCAAACATCAGGGATGCATTGGTTGCATCCTTGCCGATCCCGAACTATCCCATAATTGATTGTATCCCAGGATCATTTGTTGCTTTCTTAGTATTGATAAACCGTGTACCTTTATAGGAGAGTAGTTTACTGCAAAGGAGACCAGAAGAAACATAGTGGATGTGATTAATGGTAAAACATCCACCTTCTTGGCAGTGAGGCACAGATCTGCCTCAGCAAACCCTAATGAGCTTTACAAGCAGCAGTTTGATATAAGGACTTACTGTCAGTGGGGAATATTTGTGTATCGGCAGTCAACCATGTGCAGTTAAGTGCCTGGCAGTTGTTTAACAATCAGCTAGCTGACAATGACATTAAAATGGCCTACCTTCTTCAATCTATTTTTATAATGCCACAGATGATTattgtaaatgttttttcaCTGCAAAATGTATTACGATTCTTGTAGATGTTACGATAAAGTGACTGGTTGGATACTAGGGCCAGGAACGATCCCCAGAATGTCAGGCAAAATGAAGGAAAGCTTGGAAAATGCACAGAAATACTCTGTTAAAAGAGGCATTTGAGGTTAACTGCTAAATCCACAGAACTAGAAAATAAGAGAATGTGTAGAATTGTGTGTTGCTGTCAATGCAAAACATCTCATGTTCACTGTCcattcattgtttttttaatatcGAATTCAAACCAGACCAATAAAAAGGTTCAGCTATTACAACACAACCATCAGCCCAAACTTCTAAACATTCAGCGATGACAGAAAGCAGGTTGCAGCCACTGACGTTATGCGGAGGGTACAGCCACGAATAAGCTGAGTGCAAACACTTTAAGACCAGCACAGTTTCATAAGATTTCCCCATGAAGAACACAGGGACTCCATACCTGCACAACCGTCACATGGTAAAGTGCAAAGGATGGgaaaaaattatcaaacaaagcaTGCAAATAATTTTTCATAAGTGATGAAGGATGTAGTATGTCCTTCAAGGAATTAAATAATGTTATCAGCTAAAATAAATATCAATCTTTATAAACATATGGTTTAACTAATATAGTTGTTGAATATTGATTTCAATTACGAAAAATAATTAACTTAGCTGACAATCATAAAATGGAATGTAAATGAAAACTCATAATCATACTGTAACAACTATGGTGTCACCATAAGATTTCACGCAATTCATCATCCAAAATAAAATAAGCTACCAGAAACCACAGAGCAGTCGCTCCAGTTGTTGAGAGATCCAAAGGCGATCTTGGAGGTTACAGGCACAGGGTAGGGAAAAACCCAAAAcaccaaacactcacacaccactcactcacagacgtacctctatgggcaatttggtaactccaattaacctcagtatgtttttggactgtgggaagaaACCGGTGTACCCGGAGAgagtcccacaacaaaatggagagaacatgcaaaatcaatggaagagactcaaaccctgatcTGAGAGGCGCGAGGAACAGTACAaaccactgcagcactgcaCCAAATGGGAATCTAGAACATGCAATAGTATCGGTCCACTATAATGGCACACAGCCTTTCAGATTATACAAGGTAATTTTACATAGCTGCTTACGTGTCTCTGCACTCTGAAAAACATCTGATGGTAGTGATGTTTCCGGAAAAACACACCTCGACTTCGaggcagtaacagctgtacacatGATTTCCATTTGAGCATGAACACAGTAGTTTTGGAGTGCGAAGACCGACCGCAATGACACACAAAACCAATGCTGCGATCAGTTGCCCGTCACATACTGCTATTAGAATCCAATAAAGAAACCTGAAAACAAAACACATGCTGTTTAAGATTATGAAAAAAGGTGGTGGAAAAATCTCAGCAAAGTGAAATGGTGGCTAAACAATGAAGAAATATACCCGCCCTTGATGATAGTTTCAAAACATTAGGCTTAATCttaaaacatgaaaatgtaatgaTCCTCCCTTCTAGCCGAATGAATGGCAATCTATCTCCAGTTTCTGCCAGTGAGTCCTCAGGCACTGCCGTCCCCTGTCCTGAGCTTGCGAGCCTGTATCATCTCAGGTGAGGCCTTCTTACAACCACTGGCCAGGCCAAGCCAGCACATCAGGTCAATGAAGCACGTGGTGGGGTTGAGGCGCAGGCCAAACTCGCTGGTAGAGTAGTCAAAGGGGAATGTGTGGTGGAAGTTGTGGAAACCCTCACCTGGAACATCAGGAGGTAGAGAAAACTGGGTTACTTTTAAAAAGAATTATGGAAATAAGTGAATGCACAACTGTTTGGTTGATGTATGTCAGCACTGTGGATGCCAGTGGTTTATACCAGATCTTTGCCATTGGGTCACCAAGAAGGTTTAGCCAACAGTTGAGATAGAGGTTACatcctttacaaaaacacaatcGATTTGTGTTCTTTTGGATGTGTTAGTAGCTGGAACCCTCTGTCACCTGAGTGTAATTAGTCAGGCGGCTACTGGGTGTCGGGTGGAATTGAATGAAAAGTGCTTATTGTGCAAAGGAGAATGAAGATTATGGAGTGCTCATCTTAGTTCACAGTGCACTTGCTGTGTACTCTCCCAAAGTGGAAAGTCATAGACACCGTCGAGGACTGAGAGTGACAATGACACCATATGATTCTTGACTTTAGGGTTCTACTCACCAATGGCCCCAAATGCGACAAATCGGTTTTCACGGGGGCTGATGCTCCTGTCATATGGCCGGTTGCCATACATGTGGGCAGCACTGTTGACCAGCCAGGTGACATTGAGGGAGACGGTGTAACGCAGGATCGAGGACAGGAAATACGAGTTCCACAAGGTCTCACCCCAAAAGTACCATGGCACCAGTGTGGGGATTATGAAGCACATTAGCACAACAGAAATCTTGTAGTACCTAGGCCAGACAGCAAAGGGTTATTTGTCACTATGCCATCTAGTGCGGTATCAGCCTTACTGAAAACCATATATACCTTTTGTATTGAGGAATTAATGCAATGATGGAATAATAGGTCATATTGTCtataagtaaaacaaaaaataagctcagaatgagtaaaacaaaagcTCTGCGTAGACTGAAGACATTGCAACATTAGAAAAATACATGGATTTCAGGACTTTGCATAGGAACCTATTCAGATATACATGCCCACATGTACTGCAACTTAGTGGGAGTCaaatctcctttgacaactccctgatccgtccttcggtttctgctcgcAACCTTGGGGTTACCATGGACGATCATTTgtccttttcctcacatatcaccagtctttctcgctcttgtcggtttctcctctttaatatcaggaggatacgtccatttctttccactcaggctacccagatactcgtccagtccctcgtcatctcatgCCTTGAGTACTGCAACTcacttctagcgggtttaccactgagcgccatccgtcctctccaactgattcagaatgcagctgctcgtcttgttttcaaccttcccaagttctcccacaccactccttgctgcgctctctccactggcttcctgtagctgcccgcatcagattccaaacactgatgctcgcatacaaagccaaaaatggtctggcaccatcctacctaaaagacctcatcacaccccgcactgcaccacgatcactccgatcctccagcactgctcgactggtcccaccacccctcaaggcacaaggaagacacacatctcggctcttctctgccCTGGCACCGAGAtatccgaacagctgaatccttgaatgtcttcaagcgacaacttaaaacattcctttttcagaaatatctGAAGTAGTACTTCTAGCATCTTACTCTGAGCTCTTTtccttaaaagaaaaaaaaaattgcactttcccaacagagtattcagatagatggtattcatagcctgggtcttTATTGAGATAGTATCCGAAGAATTCATTGcagtcttaaagcacttatgtaagtcgctctggctaagggcatctgccaaatgctgtaaatgtcaaATGTGAATTTATAAAATGGAGGATTTGTACCTTaaaacaatgattttttttagttGTAATTTGTCGGTCAGGCGGCCCTATGTATTTGGCTCATTGTTAAACAGCCCGTGTGAAACTCACTTCCTCTGGAACACCACCACCGGGTCCGCCAGGAGATCACTGAAGTCCAGCCTCTTGCCTTTCTCGATGACATCACGATGCTTCCGCATGAATAGCCAGCCCACATGGGCAAAAAAGAAACCCCGCTTGGCGTTGTGTGGGTCAGCATCAGTTTCGGAGTATTTATGGTGGACACGGTGATCCCGGGACCACTCATAGATGTCATTCTGCGGTAAAGATGTCAGTGATAAACAAGAGAGAATGATGGACATAATTCATTTGACACTTATTTGATGTTCTGCTAGTCAATATCTAAAGGAAACcatttttattataatatgctaatataacataCAGAGATGAGTAACTATTTTAGTAGTCAAAGTGTTGCATAAAGGACTacagtattttctgaccccCGCATTTTTCCTCTGGTAGTGCAGTGCTGGCTACGATCAAATAACAGCACCTAATTTCCAACATCAAGTATGTCTGGGGCATAAAACAGCACCAAACTGTCTGGCCTCTTTCTGAGTCACCCGACAGCTACAATGATAAACATTCTGTGGTGGGATTTGAGTTTATTCACCTAACTACTTTCCCCAGCAGACATTCAACATTGCCAAGGAAAAACAGTTTCAAGCCCTGTGAGACAGAGGAATCAGTTTTTATTTAGGGAAAACACCAACTTGTTGCATGATTTGTCCCTTTGTTACACCAGCAAAGACACCTGCCAGAGCAAAGCTACGCTGTTGGTTTTTATATCGGAAAACTGCCAACTAGATACATTGTGAATGCAGTATCAGCCCTGCACAAGACTGCCAATTAGTAATTCAATTATGGATATAAGACAATATGTTTCCCTTTTAAGAATAATAAATAAGTATAAGAAATATAAGAAATCCCCTGTTTAAGGCTGTGCAATCCCTACTCCCATTCATCCACTGTCATTGATCGGAGAGTTTCAGCTCTCAAAGTATAAATAGCATCAAAGGACACAATGTTCCCATCATCTGAGTCATTAGCTTGATAGTGTATCCGCCAGGAGCGTTTTGctctttctctctgtccctcttctTTATTTTACTCTCCTGGCCTCCCTATTGATCGGGTGCGTTGAGCGTTCTCCTCAAAAATCAGTCACCTTGGGCTGAGAATCAAGGATTGCAGGATAGTATTTACGCTCAGTTCTCCCTCGTACAATGGCCTAGGTCTATATACCAGCTACATCCATAGTTGCTCTCCCTGTTGAGTACCCGAAATACATTCACTGTTTGTATCTGCGCCAGGACTGCCAGGAGGACTATTTACACTCTGGTTCGAAATAGGCAGAACGCAGAACCAACCCAATTTGAGGATTGATTTCCATAAGAGCACAACTGACAGGAGTGTGAGAGAACGTGACAGCAAGAGGCAGTTATAAAAGAATTTAAGTCGAATATGGTAAGATAGTAACACGTAGGTTTTTCAACATTCATTCAGTgtatggctcagcaggttaggatgctgaaCCTGCGGTAggatggttgctggtttaaatcccaggatGAACAGAGTCCCTTGAGAAAAGACCTTATCCTCAACTTGCTCACATTTGATAAAGATGTGTCAgtgacactttacttgaaggGACACATtccattcaattttatttgtatagcacatttttacaacattacatttaaagtgctttacattataCCTGCCTTTTCATTTCTCGATTACCGTGAAGAGAGACAGTTACAGC contains these protein-coding regions:
- the LOC125746809 gene encoding stearoyl-CoA desaturase 5-like; protein product: MVSVPNGSALQNLKRVPGEPGEDHKYEAAEAPDANAKDKCTQNIVWRNVVWMSLLHAGAVYSLFLIPRAHPFTWIWSYMCFLVTALGVTAGVHRLWSHRAYKAKLPLRIFLAAANSMAFQNDIYEWSRDHRVHHKYSETDADPHNAKRGFFFAHVGWLFMRKHRDVIEKGKRLDFSDLLADPVVVFQRKYYKISVVLMCFIIPTLVPWYFWGETLWNSYFLSSILRYTVSLNVTWLVNSAAHMYGNRPYDRSISPRENRFVAFGAIGEGFHNFHHTFPFDYSTSEFGLRLNPTTCFIDLMCWLGLASGCKKASPEMIQARKLRTGDGSA